Proteins co-encoded in one Conger conger chromosome 4, fConCon1.1, whole genome shotgun sequence genomic window:
- the LOC133126459 gene encoding growth arrest and DNA damage-inducible protein GADD45 beta-like, which translates to MTLEELVGCNITDKRMESVGQALEELLVAAQRQDCLTVGVYESAKLMNVDPDSVVLCVLATDEEDEDDIALQIHFTLIQAFCCDNDINILRVSGVSRLGQVLGESNNADSNANEAKDLHCLLVTNSHVDSLKCQALKEVGNYCEESRCKNQWVPYLALQER; encoded by the exons ATGACTCTGGAAGAACTTGTTGGATGCAACATTACCGATAAAAG AATGGAGTCTGTGGGTCAAGCTTTAGAAGAATTGCTGGTGGCCGCCCAGCGACAAGACTGTCTCACGGTCGGAGTCTACGAATCTGCAAAACTCATGAATGT CGATCCGGacagtgtggttttgtgtgtgctggcaACTGACGAGGAGGACGAAGACGACATCGCGCTGCAGATCCACTTCACGCTAATCCAGGCGTTCTGCTGTGACAACGACATCAATATCCTGCGCGTCTCCGGCGTGAGCCGTCTGGGGCAAGTCCTCGGCGAGTCAAACAACGCGGACAGCAACGCCAACGAAGCCAAGGACCTGCACTGCCTCCTTGTCACC AATTCCCACGTCGACTCACTGAAATGCCAAGCACTGAAAGAAGTCGGCAACTACTGCGAAGAGAGTCGCTGCAAAAACCAGTGGGTACCGTACCTCGCACTGCAGGAGCGTTGA